A single genomic interval of Roseovarius arcticus harbors:
- a CDS encoding MbcA/ParS/Xre antitoxin family protein — MDGKLTRATEVERVSELLGLPEEINDTDSLIAQVTTGLPTKSVEKILEVMNSQPVLNLIPERAFRRAKAGKIPLSPDRSKVLYDFARAYVAADKTHSGNGALVMRFLEKPNPDLGGAAPMALAISSPAGADAVIELLSR, encoded by the coding sequence ATGGATGGCAAGCTCACACGAGCAACCGAGGTCGAACGAGTATCAGAACTCTTAGGACTACCTGAAGAAATCAATGATACAGATTCTCTGATCGCCCAGGTTACAACGGGTCTTCCCACCAAGTCCGTAGAGAAGATTTTAGAGGTAATGAACTCACAGCCAGTACTAAACCTCATTCCTGAACGGGCCTTCCGGCGAGCGAAGGCCGGAAAAATCCCCCTAAGTCCCGACAGGAGTAAGGTCCTATATGATTTTGCGCGCGCATACGTGGCCGCAGACAAAACTCACAGTGGCAACGGTGCCCTGGTGATGCGGTTTCTTGAGAAGCCTAATCCAGATCTTGGAGGCGCGGCTCCAATGGCACTAGCAATTTCGAGCCCTGCCGGTGCTGACGCAGTGATTGAACTACTTAGTAGATAA
- a CDS encoding LysR substrate-binding domain-containing protein, with the protein MAANFGTAAHPGITLNIVTPIWDPERNTESSSLEIRFARDGDVPHGAERLTQDRFYPVCRPNYQDGAFDLETATLFECSGLTGTWDAWFKSQARPFDRWAEVNRGSTFGIAVNVALEGAGIAMVHDTLVVDMIAGGRLVRPFDHAPPLAEGCYLIPPEKTGQTAASRAFAKWLWTQANQAGTA; encoded by the coding sequence ATGGCTGCCAATTTTGGCACTGCGGCGCACCCCGGCATCACGCTGAACATCGTCACGCCGATCTGGGACCCGGAGCGCAATACCGAGTCCTCGTCGCTCGAGATACGTTTCGCCCGCGACGGCGACGTACCTCATGGGGCAGAACGTCTAACGCAGGATCGCTTCTATCCGGTCTGCCGACCCAATTATCAGGACGGCGCGTTCGATCTGGAGACGGCGACGCTATTCGAGTGCTCCGGGCTCACGGGCACTTGGGACGCATGGTTCAAGTCGCAGGCGCGCCCTTTTGATCGCTGGGCCGAGGTCAATCGCGGCTCGACCTTTGGCATTGCCGTCAACGTGGCGCTGGAGGGGGCCGGGATCGCCATGGTGCATGATACACTGGTGGTTGACATGATCGCCGGGGGACGATTAGTGCGCCCGTTTGATCACGCGCCGCCGCTGGCGGAGGGATGTTACCTAATCCCTCCCGAAAAGACGGGCCAGACGGCCGCCTCGCGCGCCTTCGCCAAGTGGTTGTGGACGCAGGCGAACCAGGCCGGCACCGCCTGA